From Pseudobdellovibrio exovorus JSS, a single genomic window includes:
- a CDS encoding diacylglycerol/polyprenol kinase family protein codes for MAETNVTLSGFKNKSDLHLARKIWHMTGVFLMFLAWQVLPFWFSITCLIIGWLAFVPADVMRQKNPEVNKVLSNIFRPIMRSSELNRLAGTTYLLTGALIITLFFNKGVVSLSLLFLAFADPIASYVGIKYGKDKIFGHKSVQGFIAAFVVCALASFLFLFFNQVPEFILIVSLLGGLVGALAELIPFGKLDDNFTMPVASSIGLTVLFYFFGYFPYFGS; via the coding sequence ATGGCAGAAACGAATGTAACGCTCAGCGGTTTTAAGAATAAGTCCGACCTTCATTTGGCCCGTAAGATATGGCACATGACAGGTGTATTTTTGATGTTTCTGGCATGGCAAGTCTTACCATTCTGGTTTTCAATTACATGTTTGATTATTGGTTGGTTGGCGTTTGTTCCCGCAGATGTCATGCGCCAAAAAAATCCTGAAGTGAACAAAGTTTTATCTAATATTTTCCGTCCGATCATGCGCAGTAGTGAACTGAATCGTTTGGCAGGTACGACATACTTGTTAACAGGGGCGTTGATCATCACACTTTTCTTCAATAAAGGCGTGGTCTCTTTAAGTTTATTATTTTTAGCTTTTGCTGATCCTATCGCCAGCTATGTAGGGATTAAGTACGGCAAAGATAAAATCTTCGGACACAAATCAGTTCAGGGTTTCATTGCAGCCTTTGTTGTTTGTGCCCTAGCGAGCTTCTTGTTTTTATTTTTCAATCAAGTTCCAGAGTTTATTTTGATCGTCAGTTTATTGGGCGGTTTAGTTGGAGCCTTGGCTGAGCTTATCCCTTTCGGGAAATTAGATGATAACTTCACTATGCCAGTGGCGAGCAGCATTGGTTTAACCGTATTGTTTTATTTCTTTGGTTATTTCCCTTATTTCGGCTCATAA
- a CDS encoding helix-turn-helix domain-containing protein produces the protein MQYEANKLAQFLKEKRTQSGLSQKDVATKLGYSTSQFISNWERGISQPPINTLRTLANMYNVTAEQMFNVLLEETMLQVQVDLKRKFYGEGRENHPTA, from the coding sequence ATGCAATATGAAGCAAATAAGTTAGCGCAGTTTTTAAAGGAAAAACGTACTCAATCAGGTCTTTCACAAAAAGACGTGGCGACGAAGTTGGGATACAGCACATCTCAGTTTATCTCAAACTGGGAAAGAGGTATCTCTCAACCGCCAATCAACACATTAAGAACTCTAGCAAACATGTACAATGTTACTGCTGAGCAAATGTTTAATGTTTTGTTGGAAGAAACCATGTTGCAAGTGCAAGTGGATCTGAAAAGAAAGTTTTACGGCGAAGGCCGCGAAAATCACCCGACAGCTTAG
- a CDS encoding ExbD/TolR family protein, with protein sequence MGFKSDSQDDVLAEINVVPLVDIILVVLIIFMVTAPMIMNSSLNVNLPKAGAGDATAPSKLNILIASDGRLSLDGKIVDEMQIRQVAEEEVKKNPEVQAIISADREVHHGRVVSILDTVKLAGVKKFAISIDKR encoded by the coding sequence ATGGGGTTTAAATCGGATTCTCAAGACGATGTTCTGGCCGAGATTAACGTCGTTCCCTTAGTTGATATCATCTTAGTGGTACTGATCATTTTTATGGTCACCGCGCCAATGATTATGAATTCCTCTTTGAATGTGAACTTACCGAAAGCGGGGGCGGGTGACGCTACGGCTCCTAGTAAGTTAAACATTCTGATCGCCAGCGATGGGCGTCTGAGTCTTGATGGAAAAATCGTCGACGAGATGCAAATTCGCCAAGTGGCGGAAGAGGAAGTAAAAAAGAACCCAGAGGTTCAGGCGATTATCTCGGCTGACCGCGAAGTGCACCACGGGCGCGTGGTCTCTATCCTCGACACAGTCAAACTAGCTGGCGTAAAAAAATTCGCGATCAGCATCGATAAAAGGTAG
- a CDS encoding CFI-box-CTERM domain-containing protein: MIQHLVLIFLSFVFLNPVWAASIVDTNTITISGISAFEGGTVYGGVAGTCTGDGVSPCNSCTNTSTPPKACNQSNIYGSLAFQIQFKTSAARNNAMAQILIESTPLIVNPETKNWTSGETVVLNTTWAAICSAMGVANLDGNCNISGLSQIVGSKTIKFGIAAEGGGTLADAEASTLQLKFHGIPSGASDVTQTLCADSGGGFGACNLTFVAGDGKAFIDAAIFNPTEPGGTAWDSIAIFPIATPNGGESNAYTSFTSGAVSPTFKKIDNDGTIPDSQVGGLANYQKYCLVYGMKNKAQNIYKFVNDPAAASAGCITPSVVVGILDDKRCFISTAAFGSSDMSEVETFRKFRDQFLVTNNLGKAFVGFYYDMSPPIANMISGSEPLKALTRGLLYPFLLFATMALQIGFVWAIVLSLGTVIGLVTAFRILRFRSVLMVMLLVLVSPHLKADLLSTEEKIDHPNAKEGLIRIKKDGTYVYDVKRTPKNQSSHLRFGQANQPQITIGIEQTDASGNPTGTFKEYSFEDFYGSASGVIIGYDYEWFPWGMEGDGGRLGVQAGGAGMFVTGNGRLVADPDTQSKESYTFVTLPLNLGAVYRLEWKEQQMFVPYVSGGGTYLVLLEKREDKAMPSATGGFGFYGAGGILFNLNTFDREAGLKLDSEYGIGNLWLSLEFRVTEVQNAAFGFSNRYVNAGLSFDF; encoded by the coding sequence GTGATTCAACATCTTGTCCTCATCTTTCTTAGTTTTGTTTTTCTAAATCCAGTATGGGCAGCCTCTATTGTCGATACCAATACGATTACAATATCAGGCATTTCGGCCTTTGAAGGTGGTACTGTCTATGGCGGTGTCGCTGGCACCTGCACTGGGGATGGTGTTTCGCCGTGTAACAGTTGTACGAATACGTCCACGCCACCTAAAGCCTGCAATCAAAGTAATATCTATGGTTCTTTAGCCTTTCAAATTCAGTTCAAGACATCTGCGGCTCGTAACAATGCGATGGCGCAAATTCTGATAGAAAGCACTCCGCTAATTGTTAATCCTGAAACGAAAAATTGGACCTCTGGTGAAACAGTGGTGTTGAACACGACGTGGGCGGCCATTTGCTCTGCAATGGGAGTTGCGAATTTAGATGGGAATTGCAATATCTCGGGACTGAGTCAAATCGTAGGTTCTAAAACCATAAAGTTTGGGATCGCAGCTGAAGGCGGTGGAACTTTGGCTGATGCCGAAGCTTCGACTTTACAGTTGAAGTTTCATGGAATTCCATCAGGTGCCAGTGATGTGACACAAACTCTGTGCGCCGACAGTGGTGGTGGCTTTGGTGCCTGTAATCTGACATTTGTTGCTGGTGATGGAAAAGCCTTCATTGATGCGGCCATCTTCAATCCCACAGAGCCTGGTGGAACGGCATGGGATTCGATTGCGATTTTTCCTATTGCGACACCAAACGGAGGCGAATCAAATGCCTACACGTCATTTACCAGTGGGGCTGTATCTCCGACCTTTAAAAAAATAGACAATGACGGAACGATTCCCGACTCTCAAGTCGGAGGACTCGCGAACTATCAAAAGTATTGTCTGGTCTACGGGATGAAAAATAAGGCGCAGAATATTTATAAATTTGTGAATGATCCGGCGGCGGCTTCTGCAGGGTGTATTACTCCTTCTGTGGTTGTGGGCATCCTTGATGATAAAAGATGTTTTATTTCAACGGCGGCATTCGGTTCCTCTGATATGTCAGAGGTCGAAACTTTCCGTAAGTTTCGCGATCAGTTCTTAGTTACAAATAATCTAGGGAAAGCGTTTGTAGGTTTTTATTACGACATGAGTCCACCTATCGCGAACATGATCTCAGGCAGTGAACCACTGAAGGCTCTTACGCGTGGACTCCTTTATCCATTTTTACTATTTGCAACGATGGCGTTACAAATAGGTTTCGTATGGGCCATCGTACTCAGTCTGGGCACAGTGATTGGCCTTGTGACGGCTTTTCGTATCTTGAGATTCCGTTCAGTGTTGATGGTGATGCTGCTTGTGCTGGTGTCTCCGCATTTAAAAGCAGACCTTCTGAGCACTGAAGAAAAAATCGATCATCCGAATGCGAAAGAGGGCCTGATTCGCATTAAGAAAGATGGCACTTACGTTTACGATGTGAAAAGAACACCTAAAAATCAATCCAGTCATTTGCGCTTTGGTCAGGCGAATCAGCCGCAGATCACGATCGGTATTGAGCAGACAGACGCCAGTGGGAATCCTACCGGCACATTTAAAGAGTATAGCTTTGAAGATTTCTATGGAAGTGCCTCGGGCGTTATCATTGGATACGACTACGAATGGTTTCCTTGGGGTATGGAAGGTGACGGCGGCCGCTTAGGGGTACAGGCGGGTGGTGCAGGGATGTTTGTAACTGGGAATGGTCGTCTTGTGGCCGATCCAGATACACAGTCAAAAGAAAGTTACACGTTTGTGACATTGCCGTTGAATCTAGGTGCGGTCTATCGTCTTGAGTGGAAAGAACAACAGATGTTTGTTCCCTACGTATCAGGTGGAGGAACGTACTTAGTACTTTTAGAAAAACGTGAAGATAAGGCGATGCCCAGTGCGACAGGCGGCTTTGGATTCTATGGTGCTGGAGGAATTCTTTTTAATTTGAATACGTTTGATCGTGAAGCGGGTTTAAAATTAGACAGTGAGTACGGCATTGGAAACTTGTGGCTGTCGCTTGAGTTCCGTGTCACTGAAGTGCAGAACGCGGCTTTCGGTTTTTCTAATCGCTATGTTAATGCTGGTCTTTCATTTGATTTTTGA
- a CDS encoding aspartate-semialdehyde dehydrogenase: MKTWKRPLKVGLVGATGVVGETFINILEEYAQPIAELRPFASQNSLGLNIELAGKQWPVQVLKPNCFDGLDMVFFSSGDDISREWAPEAVKAGAFAVDNSNAFRMDQDIHLVVPEVNGHLLNADSKPQVIANPNCSTIQLVVALKPLLDKFGIENVTVATYQAVSGAGLPGYEELLNQTKNFQQPDHEPKAFSKQILFNCIPQIGSFGEDGFSSEEAKIMSETPKILGVKDLNVSAFTVRIPALNSHSEAVWVTLNKEVAKEDVVNALGNFEGIAVMDQDFPTALEVSGEEPVFVGRIHQDRHNKKRWLMWVVSDNLKKGAALNGLQIAERLFC; encoded by the coding sequence ATGAAAACATGGAAAAGACCTTTAAAAGTCGGTTTAGTTGGTGCCACAGGAGTTGTGGGCGAAACATTCATTAATATCTTAGAAGAGTACGCTCAGCCGATCGCAGAACTAAGACCATTTGCGAGCCAAAATTCATTAGGACTGAATATTGAATTAGCTGGTAAGCAATGGCCAGTGCAAGTGTTGAAGCCGAATTGTTTTGATGGTTTGGATATGGTGTTCTTTTCTTCTGGAGACGACATTTCCCGTGAATGGGCTCCTGAAGCAGTTAAGGCCGGAGCCTTTGCTGTTGATAACTCTAATGCTTTCCGTATGGATCAGGATATTCACTTGGTTGTACCAGAAGTGAATGGTCACTTACTCAATGCAGATTCGAAACCACAGGTGATTGCAAATCCGAACTGCTCTACAATTCAATTGGTCGTAGCTTTAAAGCCGTTGTTGGATAAATTCGGAATTGAAAATGTAACGGTAGCGACTTACCAAGCGGTGAGTGGTGCGGGCTTGCCTGGTTACGAAGAGTTGTTGAATCAAACAAAAAATTTCCAACAGCCAGATCACGAACCAAAAGCATTTTCAAAACAAATTTTGTTTAACTGTATTCCACAAATCGGTAGCTTTGGCGAAGATGGTTTTTCATCTGAAGAAGCGAAAATCATGAGCGAGACTCCAAAAATTTTAGGAGTTAAGGACTTGAACGTTTCTGCATTCACAGTTCGTATTCCGGCTTTGAATTCTCACTCGGAAGCTGTATGGGTCACTTTAAATAAAGAAGTAGCAAAAGAAGATGTGGTGAATGCTCTTGGTAATTTCGAAGGTATCGCTGTTATGGATCAAGACTTTCCGACGGCACTTGAGGTTTCTGGTGAAGAGCCTGTGTTTGTTGGTCGTATTCACCAAGATCGTCACAATAAAAAACGTTGGTTGATGTGGGTTGTGTCTGACAACTTGAAAAAAGGTGCCGCTCTTAACGGATTACAAATCGCGGAACGTCTATTCTGCTAG
- a CDS encoding sulfatase-like hydrolase/transferase translates to MKASKRDLLKVWIVISLCTAGLLSLSSCKENKKPSFIIVAADQLSFNAFSCSEEKSDEVSGLNTLCHESIRFSNAFTTSTQTAAAMGSLLTATYPFQHQLHRSFDRLNPDLPTLPELFKTQKYRTAFWSGKPTILKKTGLSRGFDLFDDISFLLQSSYSISFRRQSDLFFNWVEESSAPFFSVIYSSDLDSINEGEEQISGLEKFDESLGLFFERLKEENLWESNYVIVVGLQGKSEYARLNESVYSNLHSEATRVAMFIKPPRQKGDEGINWKFDSPISLADFGYSLAKTVSPQINITSDPQFPVWSFSALWSSNELDSIPNEPRFLLVEAANTWKKSLELRFSLIFKHYLFIEADTNEFYNRLTDGLETINLISTQNEVTADDLRSLRRIRELSNADKWRTYTGSEYKLSQNNREYWAKPNSRASVFDKEASRLKKNKTTNPLSTLLIYFKNPKQEKDALYEEARRHSYNLSLENIWGLWDPDRQWPQPAVTNANQ, encoded by the coding sequence ATGAAAGCGTCAAAACGGGATTTATTGAAGGTCTGGATCGTTATCAGTTTGTGCACTGCCGGACTTTTGTCCTTGAGTTCCTGTAAGGAAAACAAAAAACCATCTTTTATCATCGTGGCTGCGGATCAACTTTCTTTTAATGCCTTTTCTTGCTCGGAAGAAAAAAGCGATGAGGTCTCGGGACTGAATACTCTTTGTCACGAAAGTATCCGTTTTAGTAATGCGTTCACCACATCGACTCAAACAGCCGCAGCTATGGGGTCGCTGTTAACCGCTACGTACCCGTTCCAGCACCAACTGCATCGCAGCTTTGATCGCCTGAATCCAGATCTTCCTACTTTACCTGAGTTATTTAAAACTCAAAAATACCGCACAGCTTTCTGGAGTGGTAAACCCACTATCTTAAAAAAGACCGGCCTATCTAGGGGATTTGACTTATTCGACGACATTTCGTTTCTGTTGCAATCCTCTTATTCCATCAGTTTTCGTCGCCAGTCAGATCTATTCTTCAATTGGGTTGAAGAATCCTCTGCTCCTTTTTTCTCGGTCATCTACAGCTCAGATCTGGATTCTATCAATGAAGGTGAAGAACAGATTTCGGGGTTAGAAAAGTTCGATGAAAGCCTTGGTTTATTTTTTGAAAGACTCAAAGAAGAAAATCTTTGGGAATCTAACTACGTCATCGTTGTAGGACTACAGGGAAAGTCTGAATACGCGCGATTAAATGAGTCTGTCTATTCTAACTTGCACAGCGAAGCCACGCGGGTCGCCATGTTTATCAAACCTCCAAGGCAAAAAGGTGATGAAGGTATCAATTGGAAATTTGACTCGCCTATTTCACTAGCTGACTTTGGATACAGCTTAGCCAAAACGGTGTCCCCGCAGATCAATATCACCTCTGACCCTCAATTTCCGGTTTGGAGCTTTTCTGCACTTTGGAGTTCGAATGAACTGGACAGTATTCCCAATGAGCCGCGGTTTTTATTAGTCGAAGCGGCCAACACGTGGAAGAAATCTTTAGAACTCAGATTTTCTTTGATCTTTAAACACTACCTTTTTATCGAGGCAGACACCAATGAGTTCTACAATCGCCTTACTGATGGTTTAGAGACGATCAATTTAATTTCTACTCAGAATGAAGTCACTGCGGATGATCTACGATCCCTACGCCGTATTCGCGAACTTTCCAATGCTGACAAATGGCGTACGTACACCGGAAGCGAGTATAAACTTTCACAAAATAATCGCGAATACTGGGCAAAACCGAACAGCCGTGCGTCCGTCTTCGATAAAGAAGCCTCTCGCTTGAAAAAAAATAAGACAACGAATCCTCTTTCAACGCTTCTTATTTATTTTAAAAATCCAAAACAGGAAAAAGATGCTCTTTATGAAGAAGCTCGGCGACACTCTTATAATTTATCTTTAGAAAATATTTGGGGACTTTGGGATCCAGATAGACAGTGGCCTCAGCCTGCTGTCACCAATGCAAACCAATAA
- the truA gene encoding tRNA pseudouridine(38-40) synthase TruA, whose amino-acid sequence MPRIKFTVSYDGTDYCGWQRQNHGDKSSVSQTIQSGLEKIFGHPISLFASGRTDAGVHALNQVCHFDTEWPESRLEGFDLKRAMRAHLPTSILIKRAWLAPDDFHSTLSPEKKTYRYLINNTPSQSVFLGRYATWERTPLDLDYLNSCSSFLVGNQDFKSFQSVGTPVAHTIRTIESAIWEWRRPQIAQFTITGTGFLKQMVRNIVGTQLLLARKGLPAETMREILSAQDRRRAGPPAPPQGLFLMRVYYPTGLDNKCREL is encoded by the coding sequence ATGCCTCGGATTAAATTTACAGTCTCTTATGATGGAACGGATTATTGTGGTTGGCAGCGCCAAAACCACGGCGATAAGTCCAGTGTTAGCCAGACCATCCAATCCGGTTTAGAAAAAATTTTTGGTCATCCTATTTCGCTATTTGCTTCCGGTAGAACCGATGCGGGTGTTCATGCTTTGAATCAGGTTTGTCACTTCGATACAGAGTGGCCAGAATCGCGTTTAGAGGGCTTTGATTTAAAAAGGGCTATGCGAGCCCACTTGCCCACAAGTATCTTAATTAAGCGAGCGTGGTTAGCTCCAGATGACTTCCATTCAACACTTTCACCTGAAAAAAAGACGTATCGCTACCTGATTAATAACACGCCGAGTCAAAGCGTTTTCCTTGGACGCTATGCCACTTGGGAGAGAACTCCGTTAGATTTAGATTATTTGAACTCGTGTTCCAGTTTTCTTGTGGGAAATCAGGATTTTAAGAGCTTTCAATCCGTTGGGACACCAGTAGCTCACACCATTAGAACCATCGAAAGCGCCATTTGGGAGTGGAGACGCCCCCAAATTGCTCAATTTACGATCACAGGAACCGGCTTTTTGAAGCAAATGGTACGTAATATAGTGGGGACTCAGCTTCTTTTGGCCCGAAAAGGGCTGCCGGCGGAAACAATGCGGGAAATCCTGTCGGCTCAGGACCGTAGGCGGGCTGGACCGCCGGCTCCGCCGCAGGGTCTATTTTTAATGCGAGTTTACTATCCTACAGGCCTTGACAATAAGTGCCGCGAACTTTAA
- the pssA gene encoding CDP-diacylglycerol--serine O-phosphatidyltransferase, producing MADSYDLSDEGYSKSGKRLGMYIYILPNLMTIANLFCGFISVIYSIQGEFKMAAIAVVIAAVFDQLDGRLARLTHATSKFGAELDSLCDLVSFGLAPAMLMYLWALQPYGRIGLMACFLFVACGALRLARFNVQVGVVEKNYFQGLPIPMAAGIVTTSFLAFNDLGWTPDKFRSLLCFMVVLMAFVMVSNFRYRSFKDLDLKERKAFKYLVAGLVILVVVAMYPEIMLFVLFLSYGTLGAVFGILQLGKKRKLMKANAYAPEATKEEDLQEEQDEE from the coding sequence ATGGCTGATAGCTATGATTTGTCAGATGAAGGATATTCTAAGTCAGGAAAACGCCTAGGAATGTACATTTACATTCTTCCGAATTTGATGACGATCGCCAATTTATTCTGTGGATTTATCTCTGTTATTTATTCCATTCAAGGTGAATTCAAAATGGCAGCCATCGCGGTGGTTATCGCGGCTGTCTTTGACCAGTTAGATGGTCGTTTGGCGCGATTGACTCACGCGACAAGTAAGTTTGGTGCCGAGCTAGATTCTTTATGTGACTTAGTGAGCTTCGGTTTAGCTCCAGCGATGTTGATGTACCTATGGGCATTGCAACCGTATGGACGCATTGGATTGATGGCTTGTTTCTTATTTGTGGCTTGTGGTGCTTTGCGTTTGGCACGCTTCAATGTGCAGGTGGGCGTAGTTGAAAAAAACTATTTCCAAGGTCTTCCTATCCCAATGGCAGCCGGTATTGTGACAACATCTTTCTTAGCATTTAATGACTTAGGATGGACTCCAGATAAGTTCCGCAGTCTTTTGTGCTTCATGGTTGTTTTGATGGCCTTTGTAATGGTTTCGAACTTCCGTTATCGCTCTTTCAAAGATCTTGATTTAAAAGAAAGAAAAGCCTTTAAATATTTAGTAGCTGGATTGGTGATACTTGTCGTGGTGGCCATGTATCCAGAGATTATGCTTTTTGTATTATTCTTGTCGTACGGAACTCTTGGGGCCGTTTTCGGTATTTTGCAGTTGGGTAAAAAGCGTAAGTTAATGAAAGCTAATGCCTATGCTCCAGAGGCAACGAAAGAAGAAGACCTTCAAGAAGAACAGGACGAAGAATAA
- a CDS encoding transposase: MPRKKFLAHNDWPYHVTARCLNKEWFSLPMETIWDIYSKYLFFIHHSYGVRIHSFVLMNNHFHLIIQTPHGNLSQAMNYLMRETSRVIGFESGRINHIYGGPYYWSLLKSPLYYLHAYKYVYRNPVEAGLCYRVEEYPYSSLYGLLGQAHTIIPLENDEALFSDVYSHLQWLNQGYPSEELKVDIRNALRKQHFHFGLDKDRNSHILEMTLL; this comes from the coding sequence ATGCCGAGAAAAAAATTTTTAGCTCATAACGACTGGCCTTATCACGTGACCGCACGCTGTCTGAATAAAGAGTGGTTCTCGTTACCGATGGAAACAATTTGGGATATTTACTCGAAGTATCTCTTTTTTATACATCATTCCTATGGTGTGCGTATTCATAGCTTTGTTCTGATGAATAATCATTTTCATTTAATCATCCAAACCCCGCATGGCAACTTAAGTCAGGCGATGAACTATCTGATGCGCGAAACCAGTCGCGTGATCGGTTTTGAATCCGGTCGCATCAATCACATCTATGGAGGTCCGTACTATTGGTCTTTGCTGAAGTCACCGCTGTATTATCTGCATGCTTACAAATATGTTTACCGAAATCCGGTCGAGGCCGGACTTTGCTATCGTGTCGAAGAGTATCCCTATTCGAGTCTTTATGGGTTGCTCGGGCAGGCTCACACCATAATTCCATTGGAAAATGATGAAGCTCTATTTTCAGATGTTTACAGCCACTTGCAGTGGTTAAATCAAGGTTATCCATCTGAAGAACTCAAAGTCGATATCCGAAATGCTCTAAGAAAACAACATTTCCACTTCGGCCTCGATAAAGACCGAAACTCTCATATATTAGAGATGACACTGCTCTAA
- the rplM gene encoding 50S ribosomal protein L13: MKTWNAKTEEADRKWFVVDATGLRLGRLATHIANILRGKNLPTFTPNADAGGFVVVINSDKIEMTGDKWNTKKYYRHSRFFGSLKEKTAEQMKATDSEFIISEAVRGMLPVNKLSKSLIGKLKVYKGAEHPHAAQKPEAYVIKH, translated from the coding sequence ATGAAGACTTGGAATGCAAAAACTGAAGAAGCTGACCGTAAGTGGTTCGTTGTAGACGCCACTGGTTTAAGATTAGGTCGTTTGGCGACTCACATTGCTAATATCTTGCGTGGAAAAAACTTACCTACTTTCACACCAAACGCAGATGCTGGCGGGTTCGTTGTTGTTATCAATTCAGACAAAATCGAAATGACTGGTGATAAATGGAATACTAAAAAGTATTACCGTCACTCACGTTTCTTCGGTTCATTGAAAGAAAAAACAGCTGAGCAAATGAAAGCTACTGATTCAGAATTTATTATCTCTGAAGCAGTTCGTGGTATGTTACCAGTGAACAAGCTTTCAAAATCATTGATCGGCAAATTGAAAGTTTACAAAGGTGCTGAGCACCCTCACGCAGCTCAGAAGCCTGAAGCTTACGTAATCAAACACTAA
- the rpsI gene encoding 30S ribosomal protein S9, whose product MAATEKMYYATGRRKTSSARVYLKPGKGQVSINGKKSDDYLTRLQSRMVIMQPLDAVNLMGKFDLKVMVSGGGESGQAGAIRHGVTRALIAFNPELKDVLKKAGFVTRDPRMVERKKYGKHGARRSGQYSKR is encoded by the coding sequence ATGGCAGCTACTGAAAAAATGTATTATGCAACTGGAAGAAGAAAAACGAGTTCAGCTCGTGTTTACTTAAAACCAGGTAAAGGACAAGTTTCTATCAATGGTAAGAAATCTGATGATTACTTAACTCGTTTGCAATCACGTATGGTGATCATGCAACCTCTTGATGCTGTTAACTTAATGGGTAAATTTGACCTTAAAGTTATGGTAAGCGGCGGCGGTGAGTCAGGACAAGCTGGTGCAATTCGCCACGGTGTTACTCGCGCTTTAATCGCTTTTAACCCTGAGTTAAAAGATGTATTGAAAAAAGCTGGATTTGTTACGCGTGACCCTCGTATGGTTGAGCGTAAAAAATACGGTAAACACGGTGCACGTCGCAGCGGTCAGTACTCTAAACGTTAA
- a CDS encoding MotA/TolQ/ExbB proton channel family protein, which yields MLSEKIFVIAHYADQAVLILLVLMSVVSVGMIFERFVALKKVSQDSEAIRAKIRQALHDGNLAGFEDLARDTSSLEGRAASQALRHLNETGLAGFEEVFNTFMLNEKPALERYLAPLATIASNAPFIGLLGTVLGIMKAFNDLAQASDAGQQTVMAGISIALVATAAGLFVAIPAGIFYNYYTRKVKGIYTNLESVKELGLAYAKKKGLN from the coding sequence ATGTTATCAGAAAAGATCTTTGTAATTGCCCATTATGCCGACCAAGCGGTGCTGATTTTGTTGGTATTAATGAGTGTGGTTTCTGTAGGAATGATCTTTGAAAGATTTGTGGCCTTAAAAAAAGTGTCTCAAGACAGTGAAGCAATTCGCGCTAAAATTCGTCAGGCTTTGCACGATGGCAACTTAGCGGGTTTTGAAGACCTAGCTCGCGACACCTCTTCTTTAGAAGGTCGCGCGGCTTCGCAGGCTCTAAGACATTTAAACGAGACCGGATTAGCGGGCTTTGAAGAGGTTTTTAATACGTTCATGTTGAATGAAAAACCGGCGCTAGAAAGATATTTAGCTCCATTGGCGACGATTGCTTCCAATGCGCCATTTATCGGTCTTTTGGGAACAGTTTTAGGTATTATGAAAGCCTTCAACGATTTAGCTCAAGCTTCAGATGCAGGACAGCAGACAGTGATGGCAGGTATTTCGATTGCGCTTGTCGCGACGGCCGCGGGTCTTTTCGTGGCGATTCCTGCTGGTATTTTCTATAACTACTACACGCGTAAAGTAAAAGGCATCTACACGAATTTAGAAAGCGTGAAAGAGCTAGGCCTAGCGTATGCTAAGAAGAAAGGTTTGAACTAA